Proteins from a single region of Streptomyces sp. HUAS 15-9:
- a CDS encoding DUF4192 domain-containing protein encodes MTNHSETTGPSENGDIAGRDAHSGRSADAQRAEPARFADLGPTAHESQVTLRTPAELADALPYLLGYRPEDSIVLVALHDRGGRGRFGGRARLGIPASTDDWESAARQLAQGLVAGGERRGARPERMVAYVCQEPVEGESGRDVMRRLRPLAQLLRTECGHLDVPVIEAVCISDGRFWSYCCPNEGCCPDDGTPMGLPGTSVLAAAATYAGIQVRGTLRELRARFLPWETSAALEQEIVLDTMGMTVVPRIIEDATRAEVAEETLGLAERVMARLAAAPSVSGMLPADLRDDELITHEEAATLILGLQDRTTRDRAAAWMEGDEAGPALRLWRALARRCVGPYGEHAAAPLTLAGWVAWSSGDDLEAREALAMALGADPDYLFARLLHQACNEGLDPEAIRRCLRAGRTGGAEREAAEEEGTEADAAPTRPGASGGVSRRHDRPRAADGADRQPRPTRAKGRRPRTDGTRPRTPAPGRTRPGASRPASTRTRAAGKGDTRRDDAASGGNRSGSNGSEADA; translated from the coding sequence ATGACGAATCACAGCGAAACGACAGGACCCTCCGAAAACGGCGACATCGCAGGACGAGACGCGCACAGCGGGCGCTCCGCGGACGCGCAGCGAGCGGAGCCAGCGCGCTTCGCGGACCTCGGGCCCACGGCACACGAAAGCCAGGTCACCCTGCGCACCCCGGCCGAACTGGCCGACGCCCTGCCCTATCTGCTCGGCTACCGCCCCGAGGACAGCATCGTGCTGGTGGCCCTGCACGACCGGGGCGGTCGCGGCCGTTTCGGCGGCCGGGCCCGGCTCGGCATTCCCGCGAGCACGGACGACTGGGAGTCGGCCGCCCGTCAGTTGGCCCAGGGCCTGGTGGCCGGCGGCGAGCGCAGGGGCGCCCGGCCCGAGCGGATGGTCGCCTACGTCTGTCAGGAACCGGTGGAGGGTGAGTCGGGCCGGGACGTCATGCGGCGACTGCGTCCGCTCGCCCAGTTGCTGCGCACAGAGTGCGGGCACCTCGACGTGCCGGTCATCGAGGCGGTGTGCATCTCGGACGGCCGCTTCTGGTCCTACTGCTGCCCGAACGAGGGGTGCTGTCCGGACGACGGAACACCGATGGGCCTGCCCGGCACCTCCGTACTCGCGGCCGCGGCCACCTACGCCGGTATCCAAGTGCGCGGCACGCTGCGCGAGTTGCGGGCCAGGTTCCTGCCCTGGGAGACGTCTGCCGCACTGGAACAGGAGATCGTCCTGGACACCATGGGCATGACCGTGGTGCCCAGGATCATCGAGGACGCGACGCGCGCGGAGGTCGCCGAGGAGACCCTCGGCCTCGCCGAGCGGGTCATGGCCCGGCTTGCCGCAGCGCCGTCGGTGTCCGGCATGCTCCCCGCGGACCTTCGCGACGACGAACTGATCACGCACGAGGAGGCGGCGACGCTGATCCTCGGCCTGCAGGACCGCACGACCCGGGACCGCGCCGCGGCATGGATGGAAGGTGACGAGGCCGGTCCGGCGCTGCGTCTGTGGCGTGCGCTGGCCCGCCGATGTGTCGGACCGTACGGCGAACACGCCGCCGCGCCCCTCACCCTCGCGGGCTGGGTCGCCTGGTCGAGCGGCGACGACCTCGAGGCCAGGGAGGCCCTGGCGATGGCCCTGGGCGCGGACCCGGACTACCTGTTCGCCCGCCTTCTGCACCAGGCCTGCAACGAGGGCCTGGACCCGGAGGCGATCCGTCGCTGCCTGCGTGCGGGACGTACGGGAGGCGCGGAGAGGGAGGCCGCTGAGGAGGAGGGGACGGAGGCGGACGCGGCCCCGACTCGGCCGGGTGCCTCGGGGGGTGTCTCCCGCCGACACGACCGCCCTCGTGCCGCCGACGGCGCCGACCGTCAGCCGCGCCCGACACGTGCGAAGGGCCGGCGGCCCCGGACGGACGGCACGCGTCCGCGCACCCCGGCACCAGGCCGTACGCGCCCTGGTGCCTCAAGGCCGGCCAGTACGCGCACGCGTGCTGCCGGGAAGGGCGACACGCGGCGTGACGACGCCGCATCGGGAGGCAATCGGTCCGGAAGCAATGGCTCAGAGGCGGATGCATGA
- a CDS encoding glycogen debranching N-terminal domain-containing protein, whose product MEDGQLSGRGLEGFFRAGRRLLARCQVRVGGREPLAVQARMAGADQARFVGTVRTASAAGPDPDVVVERIRHADGAERISFHSAALRPLRLPVEVSLGTDLTDLSAIASGNAGPELPATVHDAGLRWTCATGTSTVTAAPPPADALASAGLLRWEFELPPGATVTVELRVRPGGAGLLRAAGRAATNPLAHARAAGDDPRVAPLMRTSIEDLRALLLRDPAHPTDTYLAAGAPWRCGTAPAEALAAARMTLPLGTRLAVGTLRTLARTQLTGAGPQTGMIPGPRRDAGTHVPPGCTGTEATLLFPVLLAEARRWGLPEQEAEELVPTAEWCLTWLRTTVRGSTYLCDPQPAGPVRCETQAHAHRAALLGADLLEAYGRPGGTELRQWAGQLRTAFQSDFWFEDRGGGRPAAARAPDGRLLPHLGATSAHLLDTGLLGAGELAPGLLDRAQTDQLARLLGGPALDSGWGLRGLGTKEAGHNPFGHRTGAVRVHETALAVAGLAAAGHEQEACGLLRGVLAAAERFGHRLPEMYAGEQRCEGSAPVPHPAACRPAAVAAASGVLLLTALAGIRPDAPARTITLRPVRSVPLGEIGFTGLRIAGAPFAVRVSRLGLAMVEEAAEGLQLGL is encoded by the coding sequence ATGGAGGACGGGCAGCTTTCCGGGCGGGGCTTGGAGGGGTTCTTCCGGGCGGGCCGACGGCTTCTTGCGCGCTGCCAGGTCCGTGTGGGCGGACGAGAACCGCTGGCGGTGCAGGCCAGGATGGCCGGAGCGGATCAGGCCCGCTTCGTGGGAACGGTGCGTACCGCCTCGGCCGCCGGACCGGACCCGGACGTCGTCGTCGAGCGGATCCGGCACGCCGACGGCGCCGAACGCATCTCCTTCCACAGCGCTGCCCTGCGCCCGCTGCGGCTGCCGGTCGAGGTGTCCCTCGGGACGGACCTCACGGACCTGAGCGCCATCGCCTCCGGCAACGCGGGCCCCGAACTGCCCGCCACCGTCCACGACGCCGGCCTGCGCTGGACCTGCGCCACGGGGACCTCCACCGTCACGGCCGCCCCGCCACCTGCCGACGCCCTGGCCTCGGCGGGACTGCTGCGCTGGGAGTTCGAACTGCCACCAGGTGCAACGGTGACCGTGGAACTGCGCGTACGGCCGGGCGGGGCGGGACTGCTCAGGGCGGCGGGCCGTGCGGCGACGAACCCCCTGGCGCACGCCCGGGCGGCGGGTGACGACCCCAGGGTCGCGCCCCTGATGCGGACGAGCATCGAGGATCTCCGGGCCCTGCTGCTGCGGGATCCGGCCCACCCCACCGACACCTATCTCGCGGCAGGGGCGCCCTGGCGCTGCGGCACGGCCCCGGCCGAGGCACTCGCCGCCGCGCGCATGACGCTGCCACTCGGCACCAGGCTCGCCGTCGGCACACTGCGCACCCTCGCCCGTACCCAACTCACCGGTGCGGGACCGCAGACGGGCATGATCCCCGGACCGCGACGCGATGCGGGCACGCATGTGCCGCCCGGCTGCACGGGCACGGAAGCCACACTGCTGTTCCCGGTTCTGCTCGCGGAGGCCCGCCGCTGGGGGCTCCCGGAACAGGAGGCCGAGGAACTGGTGCCCACGGCCGAGTGGTGTCTGACCTGGCTGCGCACCACCGTGCGCGGCAGCACGTACCTGTGCGACCCACAGCCCGCAGGCCCCGTCCGCTGCGAGACCCAGGCCCACGCCCATCGCGCGGCACTGCTCGGCGCCGATCTCCTGGAGGCGTATGGCAGACCCGGCGGCACCGAACTACGCCAGTGGGCGGGGCAACTTCGGACGGCGTTCCAAAGCGACTTCTGGTTCGAGGACCGTGGCGGTGGTCGTCCGGCGGCGGCCCGTGCCCCGGACGGACGCCTGCTCCCGCACCTCGGCGCCACCAGCGCCCACCTCCTCGACACCGGTCTGCTCGGTGCTGGAGAACTGGCGCCCGGTCTGCTCGACAGAGCGCAGACCGACCAGCTCGCCCGGCTGCTCGGCGGCCCCGCGCTGGACTCGGGCTGGGGGCTGCGCGGACTGGGCACGAAGGAGGCGGGACACAACCCGTTCGGCCACCGGACCGGGGCCGTACGCGTCCACGAGACGGCGCTCGCCGTCGCCGGACTGGCCGCCGCGGGCCATGAGCAGGAGGCGTGCGGCCTGCTGCGCGGTGTCCTGGCGGCTGCCGAGCGCTTCGGCCACCGGTTGCCCGAGATGTACGCGGGCGAGCAGCGCTGCGAGGGGAGCGCACCCGTTCCCCACCCGGCGGCCTGTCGTCCGGCGGCCGTGGCGGCGGCCTCCGGGGTCCTGCTGCTCACCGCGCTCGCGGGTATCCGCCCCGATGCCCCGGCCCGGACGATCACGCTGCGCCCCGTGCGGAGTGTGCCCCTGGGCGAGATCGGCTTCACGGGGCTGCGGATCGCCGGGGCCCCGTTCGCCGTACGGGTCAGCCGACTCGGACTCGCCATGGTCGAGGAGGCGGCGGAGGGCCTGCAGTTGGGACTGTGA
- a CDS encoding NUDIX hydrolase yields the protein MPYDPSAFPPFAVTVDLVVLTVRRHALCALAVRRGEPPFQGRWALPGGFVRADEDLAQAAARELAEETGLHAHDPSAPVQGGGAHLEQLATYGDPKRDPRMRVVSVAHLALAPDLPAPRAGGDASNARWAPVEELLQQGGYGRDGEPVAPLAFDHAQILADGVERARSKIEYSSLATAFCPPEFTVGELRRVYEAVWGVALDPRNFHRKVTGTPGFLVPAGGTTTRQGGRPAQLFRAGGATLLNPPMLRPEV from the coding sequence ATGCCCTACGACCCGTCAGCGTTTCCGCCCTTTGCCGTCACCGTGGACCTGGTCGTGCTGACCGTGCGCCGCCATGCCCTGTGCGCGCTGGCGGTGCGCAGGGGTGAGCCGCCGTTCCAGGGGCGCTGGGCGCTGCCCGGCGGCTTCGTACGGGCGGACGAGGACCTGGCGCAGGCCGCGGCCCGCGAGCTGGCCGAGGAGACGGGGCTGCACGCCCACGACCCTTCCGCCCCCGTCCAGGGCGGCGGCGCCCACCTCGAGCAGCTCGCCACCTACGGCGACCCCAAGCGGGACCCGCGCATGCGAGTGGTCAGCGTCGCGCACCTCGCCCTCGCCCCCGACCTGCCGGCACCCCGGGCGGGAGGCGACGCCAGCAACGCGCGCTGGGCACCGGTGGAGGAACTGCTCCAGCAGGGCGGATACGGCCGTGACGGCGAGCCGGTGGCGCCGCTCGCCTTCGACCACGCCCAGATCCTGGCCGACGGGGTCGAGCGGGCCCGTTCCAAGATCGAGTACTCGTCGCTGGCCACCGCGTTCTGCCCGCCCGAGTTCACCGTCGGAGAGCTGCGCCGTGTGTACGAGGCCGTCTGGGGCGTGGCCCTCGACCCGCGCAACTTCCACCGCAAGGTGACCGGCACTCCTGGATTCCTCGTCCCCGCCGGTGGTACGACCACACGCCAGGGCGGCCGCCCGGCCCAGCTTTTCCGCGCGGGCGGCGCCACACTGCTCAACCCCCCGATGCTGCGCCCGGAGGTCTGA
- a CDS encoding ATP-binding cassette domain-containing protein, producing MIQAFGLTSNPRKANPPAVDDVSFEACAGRVTALLGASGAGKTTALRLMLELQQGRGITCFRGRPLHRITHPSREVGVLLGDVPGHPARSVRGHLRMLCAAAGVPARRADEVLEVVGLAGLREERLGTLSRGMDRRLGLACVLLSDPHTLVLDDPARGLSAREARWLHGMLRAHASQGGTVLFATADPKEAARTADQVVTLEGGRLVADQEAAEFGRTRLRPRVAVRSPHAARLAAVLTKEARTARRSVEVVHEGGNRLSVYGSTTADVGEAAFRHGILVHQLADETGDMGPGAGVPTADGSHPADGSAEANSPAAADEPATAEQARTPGGAPAVEQTEQVGGPGAADGPKAFGRAVTTDQTTTSDGPAAAHGPKTPDDPAAADRPEKPGDAAATDRSQILDDLPELSQPQTLDEPNVPHQSRSDPGPPAPPAAVPAGPPAAPVSAAESEQPQVSGVRTADVEVTDDSAPSTTAAHRHHASGTRLRTGHSRPADSLAPGDPSPLPPPISVRPAPSPLRPLRYELRRAAGIGTGFVTCGAVLVVSALTAVLLARLGHTTQARLFAAWPEELPLPPAALGAGLLGALAFGDEFRHPALAADRGTVPRRLGLLTAKLVVSGATALMLAFLTVGCDAESLYLVYGRELTQVPADWLSATASWFGLVIGCAWAGVLAAGVFRSTAAGLAAVLAVPVVVVPLVQKVLQGPAVRMAAGFPGRMREVFLLQWPFGGERYLTVAARVLVQPVGGALTLSLTALLCAYVLTTLRSRVR from the coding sequence GTGATCCAGGCCTTCGGACTGACCAGCAACCCCCGCAAGGCGAACCCGCCCGCCGTCGACGACGTCTCGTTCGAGGCGTGCGCAGGCCGTGTCACCGCGCTCCTCGGGGCATCGGGCGCGGGCAAGACGACGGCACTCCGGTTGATGCTCGAACTCCAACAGGGCCGCGGGATCACCTGCTTCAGGGGCCGGCCTCTGCACCGCATCACCCACCCCTCACGCGAAGTCGGCGTCCTCCTCGGCGATGTGCCCGGGCATCCGGCCCGCTCGGTCCGGGGGCACCTGCGCATGCTGTGCGCCGCGGCGGGGGTCCCCGCCCGGCGCGCCGACGAGGTCCTCGAAGTGGTCGGCCTCGCAGGCCTGCGCGAGGAGCGCCTGGGCACACTGTCCCGGGGCATGGACCGCCGGCTCGGTCTGGCCTGCGTCCTGCTGTCCGATCCGCACACCCTCGTGCTGGACGACCCCGCGCGCGGGCTGTCGGCCCGCGAGGCCCGGTGGCTGCACGGCATGCTTCGGGCGCACGCGAGCCAGGGCGGCACGGTCCTGTTCGCCACGGCCGACCCCAAGGAAGCCGCGCGCACCGCCGACCAAGTCGTCACCCTGGAGGGCGGAAGGCTCGTCGCCGACCAGGAGGCGGCGGAGTTCGGCCGCACCCGCCTACGCCCCCGCGTGGCCGTCCGCAGCCCGCATGCCGCCCGCCTGGCCGCCGTACTCACCAAGGAGGCCCGCACTGCCCGGCGCTCCGTCGAGGTCGTGCACGAGGGCGGCAACCGCCTCTCCGTGTACGGCAGTACGACCGCCGACGTGGGCGAGGCCGCGTTCCGCCACGGCATCCTCGTCCATCAACTCGCGGACGAGACGGGTGACATGGGCCCCGGGGCCGGAGTGCCGACGGCTGACGGATCCCACCCGGCCGACGGATCGGCGGAGGCGAACAGTCCGGCAGCCGCCGACGAGCCGGCGACCGCCGAACAGGCGAGGACTCCCGGCGGCGCGCCGGCCGTGGAGCAGACGGAGCAGGTTGGCGGCCCGGGGGCGGCGGATGGGCCCAAGGCGTTCGGCCGTGCGGTGACGACGGATCAGACGACGACGTCGGACGGTCCGGCTGCGGCACATGGGCCGAAGACGCCTGATGATCCCGCCGCCGCAGACCGACCGGAAAAGCCCGGCGACGCAGCCGCCACCGACCGGTCGCAGATCCTCGACGACCTCCCTGAACTGAGCCAACCGCAGACCCTCGACGAGCCCAACGTGCCGCATCAGTCGCGGTCCGACCCCGGTCCGCCCGCTCCGCCGGCCGCAGTACCCGCAGGGCCTCCCGCCGCCCCGGTCTCCGCCGCCGAGAGCGAGCAGCCCCAGGTTAGCGGCGTGCGCACCGCCGATGTGGAGGTAACCGACGACAGCGCCCCGTCCACCACTGCCGCGCATCGCCACCACGCGTCCGGAACCCGGCTCCGGACCGGTCACTCACGCCCCGCCGACTCCCTCGCTCCCGGTGATCCGTCCCCCCTCCCGCCCCCCATCTCCGTCCGCCCCGCCCCCAGCCCCCTCCGCCCCCTCCGCTACGAACTCCGCCGGGCCGCCGGCATCGGCACGGGCTTCGTTACCTGCGGTGCCGTGCTCGTGGTGTCCGCGCTCACCGCCGTACTGCTGGCCCGACTCGGCCACACCACGCAGGCTCGGCTGTTCGCGGCGTGGCCCGAGGAGCTGCCCCTGCCGCCCGCGGCGCTCGGTGCGGGGCTGCTCGGCGCGCTGGCCTTCGGTGACGAGTTCCGTCATCCCGCCCTGGCGGCCGACCGCGGCACCGTGCCCCGTCGGCTGGGCCTGCTCACCGCGAAACTCGTCGTCTCCGGTGCCACGGCGCTGATGCTGGCCTTCCTCACCGTGGGCTGCGACGCCGAGTCGCTCTATCTCGTATACGGCCGGGAGCTCACGCAGGTTCCCGCCGACTGGCTTTCGGCGACCGCGAGTTGGTTCGGACTCGTGATCGGGTGTGCCTGGGCCGGAGTGCTGGCCGCGGGTGTCTTCCGGTCCACCGCGGCCGGGCTCGCCGCGGTGCTCGCCGTGCCCGTCGTGGTCGTGCCCCTGGTGCAGAAGGTGCTGCAGGGGCCCGCGGTGCGGATGGCGGCGGGGTTTCCCGGACGGATGCGGGAGGTGTTCCTGCTGCAGTGGCCGTTCGGGGGGGAGCGATATCTGACCGTGGCGGCCCGGGTGCTCGTCCAACCCGTGGGCGGCGCCCTCACGTTGTCGCTGACCGCCCTGCTCTGCGCGTATGTGCTGACGACCCTGCGGAGCAGGGTCCGATGA
- a CDS encoding FadR/GntR family transcriptional regulator, with protein MSTLAHTMMTAARPADSGLVGPGELDRYPYAEAPATDRVGAPVWDGAEPELGRVGRRAAGSRGRGLHGQLVQQLGQMIVSGDLGADRPLVPEEIGQRFEVSRTVVRESLRVLEAKGLVSARPNVGTRVRPVSDWNLLDPDIIEWRAFGPQRDDQRRELSELRWTIEPLAARLAAGHGREDVQQRLSDMVEIMSHAMGQGDALTFSRADSEFHTLLIQIAGNRMLEHLSGIVSAALQVSGGPVTGCDRPNEGSLAQHARIVDALGTGDGAAAEAAMRQLLTVHPEVERVVPAPREH; from the coding sequence GTGAGTACCCTTGCGCACACCATGATGACCGCCGCCCGCCCCGCAGACTCCGGTCTGGTCGGCCCGGGCGAACTCGACCGCTACCCCTACGCGGAGGCCCCCGCCACCGACCGCGTCGGAGCGCCTGTCTGGGACGGTGCGGAACCCGAGCTGGGCCGGGTGGGCCGGCGTGCCGCGGGCAGCCGCGGACGCGGACTGCACGGCCAACTCGTTCAGCAACTGGGCCAGATGATCGTCTCGGGCGACCTGGGCGCGGACCGCCCGCTCGTCCCGGAGGAGATCGGCCAGCGCTTCGAGGTCTCCCGCACCGTAGTCCGCGAGTCCCTCCGGGTCCTGGAGGCCAAGGGCCTGGTCAGCGCCCGCCCGAACGTCGGCACGCGCGTGCGTCCCGTCAGCGACTGGAACCTTCTCGACCCGGACATCATCGAGTGGCGGGCCTTCGGGCCGCAGCGCGACGACCAGCGGCGCGAGCTGAGCGAGCTGCGCTGGACGATCGAGCCGCTCGCCGCGCGCCTCGCCGCCGGGCACGGGCGCGAGGACGTCCAGCAGCGCCTCTCCGACATGGTCGAGATCATGAGCCACGCCATGGGACAGGGTGACGCACTCACCTTCTCCCGCGCCGACTCCGAGTTCCACACGCTGCTCATCCAGATCGCGGGCAACCGCATGCTGGAGCACCTCTCCGGCATCGTGTCGGCCGCCCTGCAGGTCTCCGGCGGCCCAGTCACCGGTTGCGATCGGCCGAACGAGGGGTCCCTGGCCCAGCACGCGCGGATCGTCGACGCCCTGGGCACCGGCGACGGCGCGGCGGCCGAGGCGGCCATGCGGCAACTGCTGACCGTTCATCCCGAGGTGGAGCGCGTGGTGCCCGCGCCACGCGAACACTGA
- a CDS encoding RNA polymerase sigma factor — MSASTSRTLPPEIAESVSVMALIERGKAEGQIAGDDVRRAFEADQIPATQWKNVLRSLNQILEEEGVTLMVSAAEPKRTRKSVAAKSPAKRTATKTVAAKTVTTRKATASTAAPVAPAEPAAVDPAEEAAPAKKAAAKKTTAKKAVAKKTVAKKTAAKKTTAKKDDGELIEEEVLEDAKGTEEPEGTESAGFVLSDEDEDDAPAQQVAAAGATADPVKDYLKQIGKVPLLNAEQEVELAKRIEAGLFAEDKLANADKLAPKLKRELEIIAEDGRRAKNHLLEANLRLVVSLAKRYTGRGMLFLDLIQEGNLGLIRAVEKFDYTKGYKFSTYATWWIRQAITRAMADQARTIRIPVHMVEVINKLARVQRQMLQDLGREPTPEELAKELDMTPEKVIEVQKYGREPISLHTPLGEDGDSEFGDLIEDSEAVVPADAVSFTLLQEQLHSVLDTLSEREAGVVSMRFGLTDGQPKTLDEIGKVYGVTRERIRQIESKTMSKLRHPSRSQVLRDYLD, encoded by the coding sequence GTGTCGGCCAGCACATCCCGTACGCTCCCGCCGGAGATTGCCGAATCCGTCTCTGTCATGGCGCTCATCGAGCGGGGAAAGGCTGAGGGGCAGATCGCCGGCGATGACGTGCGTCGGGCCTTCGAAGCTGACCAGATTCCGGCCACTCAGTGGAAGAACGTACTGCGCAGCCTCAACCAGATCCTCGAGGAAGAGGGTGTGACGCTGATGGTCAGTGCCGCGGAGCCCAAGCGCACCCGAAAGAGCGTCGCAGCGAAGAGTCCGGCCAAGCGCACCGCCACCAAGACAGTCGCGGCGAAGACGGTGACCACCAGGAAGGCCACCGCCAGCACGGCTGCCCCGGTCGCGCCCGCCGAACCTGCCGCCGTCGACCCCGCCGAGGAAGCCGCACCCGCCAAGAAGGCCGCTGCCAAGAAGACGACCGCCAAGAAGGCTGTCGCGAAGAAGACCGTCGCCAAGAAGACGGCGGCCAAGAAGACCACCGCCAAGAAGGACGACGGCGAGCTCATCGAGGAAGAGGTGCTCGAGGACGCCAAGGGCACCGAGGAGCCCGAGGGCACCGAGAGCGCGGGCTTCGTGCTGTCCGACGAGGACGAGGACGACGCGCCCGCGCAGCAGGTCGCCGCGGCCGGCGCCACCGCCGACCCGGTCAAGGACTACCTCAAGCAGATCGGCAAGGTCCCCCTGCTCAACGCCGAGCAGGAGGTCGAGCTCGCCAAGCGCATCGAGGCCGGTCTGTTCGCCGAGGACAAGCTGGCGAACGCCGACAAGCTCGCGCCGAAGCTCAAGCGCGAGCTGGAGATCATCGCGGAGGACGGCCGCCGCGCCAAGAACCACCTCCTGGAGGCCAACCTCCGTCTGGTGGTCTCTCTGGCCAAGCGCTACACCGGCCGCGGCATGCTATTCCTGGACCTCATCCAGGAGGGCAACCTCGGTCTGATCCGCGCGGTCGAGAAGTTCGACTACACCAAGGGCTACAAGTTCTCCACGTACGCCACCTGGTGGATCCGTCAGGCCATCACCCGCGCGATGGCCGACCAGGCCCGCACCATCCGTATCCCGGTGCACATGGTCGAGGTCATCAACAAGCTCGCGCGCGTGCAGCGCCAGATGCTCCAGGACCTGGGTCGCGAGCCCACCCCGGAGGAGCTGGCCAAGGAGCTCGACATGACCCCGGAGAAGGTCATCGAGGTCCAGAAGTACGGCCGCGAGCCCATCTCGCTGCACACCCCGCTGGGCGAGGACGGCGACAGCGAGTTCGGTGACCTCATCGAGGACTCCGAGGCCGTCGTCCCGGCCGACGCGGTCAGCTTCACGCTCCTCCAGGAGCAGCTGCACTCCGTCCTCGACACCCTGTCCGAGCGCGAGGCGGGCGTCGTGTCCATGCGTTTCGGTCTCACCGACGGTCAGCCGAAGACCCTCGACGAGATCGGCAAGGTGTATGGCGTGACGCGTGAGCGGATCCGCCAGATCGAGTCCAAGACCATGTCGAAGCTGCGCCACCCGTCGCGTTCCCAGGTGCTGCGCGACTACCTCGACTAG
- a CDS encoding S1 family serine peptidase, which produces MRRTFARALVQPLVMAAAAAAIPLVSAAPVAADSIVVGGFPVDVSQVPWTVALSSRDRFGGMRAGQFCGGVAIDRSTVLSAAHCLGEDVLGGPPDEARDLRVIAGRTDLLSGRGEEIAVRSVRINPHYDPVGNSGDFAVLTLAKPLPQSSVIAMAAAGDAAYTPGTSAMVTGWGDTTGTGDYTRQLHAARVRVLPDELCKEAYPGSEEGTYQAGSMLCAGQTQGGPDACQGDSGGPLVANGRLIGLVSWGDGCGRAGSPGVYTRVSEVVRTLGQVGGSGSPKAHRGA; this is translated from the coding sequence ATGCGTCGTACGTTTGCGCGGGCACTGGTCCAGCCGCTGGTCATGGCGGCTGCCGCGGCCGCAATACCGCTGGTGTCCGCGGCCCCGGTCGCCGCGGACAGCATTGTTGTAGGTGGCTTCCCTGTCGATGTGTCCCAGGTTCCCTGGACGGTCGCGCTGTCCAGCCGTGACCGGTTCGGGGGTATGCGTGCGGGACAGTTCTGCGGCGGCGTGGCGATCGACCGCAGCACTGTGCTGAGCGCCGCCCACTGCCTGGGCGAGGACGTCCTGGGCGGCCCGCCGGACGAGGCGCGCGATCTCAGGGTCATCGCCGGCCGTACGGACCTCTTGTCGGGCCGGGGCGAGGAGATCGCCGTGCGCTCGGTCCGGATCAATCCGCACTACGACCCGGTCGGCAATTCCGGAGACTTCGCCGTGCTCACCCTTGCCAAGCCCCTGCCGCAGAGCTCGGTCATCGCCATGGCGGCCGCGGGTGACGCCGCCTACACGCCCGGAACGAGCGCCATGGTCACCGGATGGGGCGATACGACGGGCACGGGCGACTACACGAGGCAACTACATGCCGCACGCGTGCGCGTGCTGCCCGACGAGCTGTGCAAGGAGGCCTATCCCGGCAGCGAGGAAGGCACGTACCAGGCCGGCTCCATGCTGTGCGCGGGGCAGACACAGGGCGGCCCCGACGCCTGCCAGGGTGACAGCGGGGGCCCGCTGGTCGCCAATGGGCGGCTGATCGGGCTCGTCTCCTGGGGGGACGGCTGTGGCCGCGCGGGGAGCCCGGGGGTCTACACCCGCGTGTCCGAGGTCGTGCGGACGCTGGGCCAGGTCGGCGGGAGCGGGTCGCCGAAGGCGCACCGGGGGGCCTGA
- a CDS encoding DUF7455 domain-containing protein, producing MTTVLTPASPLTAADRCDRCGAQAYLRVVLLSGGELLFCAHHGRKFEPELKKIAAEIQDETERLTSVPASVSEEER from the coding sequence GTGACTACTGTTCTGACCCCCGCGAGCCCCCTGACGGCCGCCGATCGCTGCGACCGCTGTGGCGCCCAGGCCTACCTGCGCGTAGTCCTGCTCAGCGGCGGTGAACTGCTCTTTTGCGCCCACCACGGCCGCAAGTTCGAGCCGGAACTCAAGAAGATCGCCGCTGAGATACAGGACGAGACGGAGCGGCTGACGTCCGTTCCGGCATCCGTCTCCGAAGAAGAGCGCTGA